One window from the genome of Anopheles merus strain MAF chromosome 3R, AmerM5.1, whole genome shotgun sequence encodes:
- the LOC121597811 gene encoding syntenin-1-like, with protein sequence MSLYPSLEDMLVDKMVQSQNTAIATAAAQQQQQHLPYPPSAPKDAYGLYPSFANDTPSAKMDEKPSSPPMAASIMYPDLYEYMGLELSKEMIQANMPQYMAPAHVAPSTAIVPQQSAVAFVSNANMVAPVSGHFTGLQRAQVTNGIRELVMCKGADKKVGLRVQAINKGIFVCVVVKNSPAALAGLRFGDQILQINGTLVAGFSVDDVHKLLKKSDKNNISVVVRDRPFERAITLHKDSAGSFGFQFNNGTITAIVKDSSAARNGLLIDQQLLEVNGQNVIAMKDKEIRELISSSDQVMTLTIVPKMIYDVMIKKLSTSWLRGKMDHSVPDF encoded by the exons ATGTCGCTCTATCCGTCGCTCGAGGACATGCTGGTGGATAAGATGGTGCAGTCACAAAACACGGCCATCGCCACCGCTGCagcccagcaacagcagcagcatcttccATACCCGCCATCCGCCCCAAAGGATGCTTACGGGTTGTATCCCAGCTTCGCAAATGACACACCCTCGGCGAAGATGGATGAAAAACCCTCTTCCCCTCCGATGGCGGCCAGCATCATGTATCCCGATCTGTACGAGTACATGGGCCTGGAGCTGTCCAAGGAGATGATCCAGGCGAACATGCCCCAGTACATGGCACCAGCGCACGTTGCCCCGTCGACCGCGATCGTACCCCAGCAGTCGGCGGTGGCGTTCGTGAGCAATGCCAACATGGTCGCACCCGTTTCGGGCCACTTTACTGGGCTGCAGCGTGCCCAAGTGACGAACGGCATTCGTGAG CTCGTAATGTGCAAGGGTGCGGACAAGAAGGTCGGCCTGCGGGTGCAGGCAATCAATAAGGgcatttttgtgtgcgtggTTGTAAAGAACAGTCCGGCCGCGTTGGCGGGTTTGCGCTTTGGCGACCAGATACTGCAAATCAACGGTACGCTGGTGGCCGGCTTTTCCGTGGACGATGTGCACAAGCTGCTGAAGAAGAGCGACAAGAACAACATCTCGGTGGTGGTGCGCGATCG ACCCTTCGAGCGTGCCATTACACTGCACAAAGATTCGGCCGGTAGCTTCGGGTTCCAGTTTAACAATGGCACCATTACGGCGATCGTGAAGGATTCGTCCGCCGCCCGCAACGGACTGCTGATCGATCAGCAGCTGCTCGAGGTGAACGGGCAAAATGTGATCGCCATGAAGGACAAGGAAATCCGGGAGCTGATCAGCAGCTCGGACCAGGTCATGACGCTCACGATCGTGCCGAAGATGATCTACGACGTGATGATCAAGAAGCTATCCACCTCGTGGCTGCGGGGCAAGATGGACCATTCGGTGCCAGATTTTTAA
- the LOC121597813 gene encoding 40S ribosomal protein S15Aa-like: MVRISVLADALKCINNAEKRGKRQVLIRPNSKVVIRFLTVMMKHGYIGEFEIVDDHRSGKVVVNLTGRLNKAGIISPRFDTKVTDLERWTNNLLPSRQFGYVVLTTSGGIMDHEEARRKHLGGKILGYFF, translated from the coding sequence atggTCCGTATCAGCGTGCTGGCCGATGCGCTCAAGTGCATCAACAATGCGGAGAAGCGCGGCAAGCGCCAGGTGCTGATCCGCCCGAACTCGAAGGTGGTCATCCGCTTCCTGACCGTCATGATGAAGCACGGCTACATCGGCGAGTTCGAGATCGTCGACGACCATCGCAGCGGCAAGGTGGTGGTGAACCTGACCGGCCGCCTGAACAAGGCCGGCATCATCTCGCCCCGGTTCGACACGAAGGTGACCGATCTGGAGCGCTGGACGAACAATCTGCTGCCGTCGCGTCAGTTCGGCTACGTCGTGCTCACCACCAGCGGCGGTATCATGGACCATGAGGAGGCCCGGCGGAAGCATTTGGGTGGAAAGATTCTGGGATATTTCTTCTAA
- the LOC121597807 gene encoding importin-13 isoform X1: MDEVQTIEAAVLSFYRGGSEQQKETHKWLQQVQNSPQAWSFCWELMQLNKSSEIQFFGAITLNSKLRSDWAEVPKEAHHELKQKLLETIVLFGNGPKIVLNRLCISLGLFIVHMLRHPTVIEEVTNMFLHEQLGNLSKVTQIEILMAVLEGIPEEVKNIRTQIPRTVVCEELNRNAEFVMQTVVTYLNEKLSRSTVEPHDMNGLINAAKCTGTWVAHGNVHLNDREGMIQTLLKAIHYCYWKEPKDDGCLMPEENELAETALKSLANIISSYATQNAKYSFTVINYMKLFLDVLVPILDAEYKENNDNENLALMIYALFISTLECFSSAIFAGIVTDSEEVSKVYTRTVDMLIKCTDKPGTYPVDESCSTYAMEFWYMLQEEVLSMDSGEHKKRCLEAIKPVYAHVVKVLVRKSQLPTESSLHKWNDDDLEAFRCYRQDIGDTLLSCHDVLNDLMLDVLSEALDESIMYLSYDPQSTESWTLLEATIHAFCSIAQKIEYTEHQQIVKLLKVLNEIPYEKYSDKLFGMALETVGAYSEWIGDNPKYLPSAITLLVKGLNSTKASQATLGLKDLTSECQKEVIPYALPLLDACRTALQEGHLKNAEMIRLMYTVGNILSVISYENIILYLDAMVSPCFEELQVHVQNNDRTEPTKARVVLRLEMISKLFSSLNIRKPTEGDMDKGLVVGVGPHKLPFPAGGTPAPGAPVQPILLILEKTMGLLKSLCTLWIHDETVIDTLCKALQQALTNLMDDIKPLLTEMCCLVLSILNTNCVVSAADIAGNFILMFYKDQDCRQLMVQLFTAIMDYNFNQMELNVGKLSRIADLIETFYAFNTRISKKIPICYSEVQIDCMKLVDYATKCMMLPETGPMKKSVAFITMFVKESTNHPVMMNVILAQGENIVRSTFLCIGGTALRTQVEIFADIFLALNFRYPAEFIQWMKLLEVPNFPTAYVSATDKEQFMRKIINEMNTLFSRERVNKRLVQDHVRKFAALCRNIVEYENK; this comes from the exons ATGGACGAAGTGCAAACCATCGAGGCAGCCGTCCTGTCCTTCTATCGGGGCGGGTCGGAGCAGCAGAAGGAGACGCACAAATGGCTGCAGCAGGTACAGAACAGCCCGCAGGCTTGGTCCTTCTGCTGGGAGCTGATGCAGCTGAACAAATCGTCCGAGATACAGTTTTTCGGCGCAATCACGCTCAACTCGAAGCTGCGCAGCGATTGGGCCGAGGTGCCGAAGGAGGCCCACCACGAACTGAAGCAGAAGCTGCTCGAAACGATCGTACTGTTTGGGAATGGGCCGAAAATTGTGCTTAACAGACTGTGTATTTCG CTGGGTCTCTTTATCGTACACATGCTACGACACCCGACTGTGATCGAAGAGGTGACCAACATGTTCCTGCATGAGCAGCTCGGCAACCTGTCCAAGGTGACACAGATCGAGATACTGATGGCCGTCCTGGAGGGCATCCCGGAGGAGGTGAAAAACATACGCACACAGATCCCGCGCACGGTGGTGTGCGAGGAGCTGAACCGGAACGCGGAGTTCGTGATGCAAACCGTCGTTACGTACCTGAACGAGAAGCTTAGCCGCAGTACGGTCGAGCCGCACGACATGAACGGGCTGATCAATGCGGCCAAGTGTACCGGCACGTGGGTTGCGCACGGCAATGTGCATCTGAACGACCGCGAGGGGATGATACAAACGCTGCTCAAAGCGATCCACTACTGTTATTGGAAGGAGCCGAAGGATGACGGCTGTCTAATGCCGGAAGAGAATGAACTTGCAGAAACGGCATTAAAGTCGCTAGCG aACATAATCTCGTCGTACGCGACGCAAAATGCGAAATACTCGTTCACCGTCATCAACTACATGAAGCTGTTCCTGGACGTGCTCGTACCGATCCTGGACGCGGAGTACAAGGAGAACAACGACAACGAGAACCTGGCGCTGATGATTTACGCCCTGTTcatctccaccctcgagtgcTTCTCGTCGGCCATCTTTGCCGGCATCGTTACCGACTCGGAGGAGGTGTCCAAGGTGTACACGCGCACGGTCGACATGCTGATCAAGTGCACGGACAAGCCGGGCACCTACCCGGTGGACGAATCGTGCAGCACGTACGCGATGGAGTTCTGGTACATGCTGCAGGAGGAGGTCCTCTCGATGGACAGCGGCGAGCACAAGAAGCGCTGCCTCGAAGCCATCAAGCCCGTCTACGCGCACGTGGTGAAGGTGCTGGTGCGGAAATCGCAACTGCCCACCGAATCCTCGCTGCACAAGTGGAACGATGACGATCTGGAGGCGTTCCGGTGCTATCGGCAGGACATTGGCGATACGCTGCTCTCCTGCCACGACGTGCTGAACGATCTGATGCTCGATGTGCTGTCGGAGGCGCTGGACGAATCGATCATGTACCTCAGCTACGATCCGCAGTCGACCGAAAGCTGGACACTGCTCGAAGCGACCATACACGCGTTCTGCTCGATCGCGCAGAAGATCGAGTACACCGAGCATCAGCAGATCGTGAAGCTGCTCAAGGTGCTGAACGAAATCCCGTACGAGAAGTACAGCGACAAGCTGTTCGGCATGGCGCTCGAAACGGTCGGTGCGTACAGCGAGTGGATCGGGGACAACCCCAAGTACCTGCCGTCCGCCATCACGCTGCTGGTGAAGGGTCTGAACTCCACCAAAGCGTCCCAGGCCACGCTCGGGCTGAAGGACCTGACCTCGGAGTGCCAGAAGGAGGTAATACCGTACGCCCTGCCGCTGCTGGACGCTTGCCGCACGGCACTGCAGGAAGGCCATCTGAAGAATGCGGAGATGATCCGGCTCATGTACACCGTCGGCAACATACTGAGCGTCATCTCGTACGAAAACATCATCCTCTACCTGGATGCGATGGTTTCGCCCTGCTTCGAGGAGCTGCAGGTGCACGTGCAGAACAACGACCGGACCGAACCGACCAAGGCGCGGGTCGTGCTGCGGCTCGAAATGATCTCGAAGCTGTTCTCCTCGCTGAACATTCGCAAACCAACCGAGGGTGACATGGACAAGGGGTTGGTGGTGGGCGTGGGACCCCACAAGCTGCCATTCCCGGCCGGCGGAACGCCTGCACCGGGCGCTCCGGTACAGCCGATCTTGCTCATACTGGAGAAAACGATGGGCCTGCTGAAGAGCTTGTGCACGCTGTGGATTCATGACGAGACGGTTATCGACACGCTGTGCAAAGCGCTGCAGCAGGCGCTGACCAACCTGATGGATGACATTAAACCGCTGCTTACTGAGATGTGCTGTCTGGTGCTGTCCATCCTGAACACGAACTGCGTCGTCTCGGCGGCGGATATTGCGGGAAAT TTCATCCTGATGTTTTACAAAGATCAAGACTGCAGGCAGCTCATGGTGCAATTGTTTACTGCCATCATGGACTACAACTTTAATCAGATGGAG CTAAATGTGGGTAAACTGTCCCGGATAGCGGATCTGATTGAAACATTCTACGCGTTCAACACGAGAATATCGAAAAAGATCCCCATCTGCTACAGCGAGGTGCAGATAGACTGTATGAAGTTGGTGGATTACG CCACCAAGTGTATGATGTTACCAGAGACGGGCCCGATGAAGAAAAGCGTGGCGTTCATCACGATGTTCGTAAAGGAATCGACCAACCACCCAGTCATGATGAACGTGATACTGGCGCAGGGCGAAAACATTGTCCGATCTACCTTCCTGTGTATTG GTGGTACAGCCCTGCGCACGCAGGTGGAAATTTTTGCCGACATTTTCCTTGCCCTCAACTTCCGCTATCCGGCCGAATTCATCCAGTGGATGAAGCTGCTGGAGGTACCGAACTTCCCGACCGCGTACGTCAGCGCCACCGATAAGGAGCAGTTTATGCGCAAAATTATCAA tgaaatgaATACTCTTTTCTCCAGGGAGCGGGTCAACAAGCGGCTGGTGCAGGATCATGTGCGAAAGTTTGCCGCGCTCTGCAGGAACATTGTCGAGTATGAGAACAAATAA
- the LOC121597812 gene encoding RNA-binding protein with serine-rich domain 1-B, which translates to MTRSKNRSDSEESEKADKKQRGREKERKKRTSSSSDSSGSSSDSSSSRSSSGSRSSSSSSSSSSSSSSSSSSSGAERSRTKRKTNTRSRSRSRSKSPAQPAQNWDKQSAATAKEPPVKGTSVRPKSKEKTERRSSEPRDNDKENKQARAPSVDKSIKDSRSRRSRSGSSKRKRRERSVTPRPVRIHIGRLTRNVNRDHIVEIFSSYGEISKVDFPMERFQPFGRGFCYVEYVDPNGAENAMKHMDGGQIDGQEITASPVLVQKQRPPMRRPSPIMRNNRPMPRWRTSPMRYRRRPSIRRSPRRRRSRSPVRRRRQSNSSDSSR; encoded by the exons at GACACGGTCGAAGAATCGGTCCGACTCGGAGGAATCGGAGAAGGCCGACAAGAAGCAGCGCGGTCGTGAGAAGGAGCGTAAAAAGCGTACCTctagcagcagcgacagcagcgGAAG CTCATCGGACAGCAGCTCCTCGCGCAGCAGTTCCGGTTCGCGGTCGagctcgtccagcagcagctcgtcctCGTCCAGCTCCTCGTCGTCATCCAGCAGCGGGGCCGAGCGTTCACGCACCAAGCGCAAAACGAACACCCGCTCCCGGTCACGGTCGCGCAGCAAGAGCCCGGCCCAACCGGCCCAAAACTGGGACAAACAGTCCGCCGCCACTGCCAAGGAACCGCCGGTAAAGGGCACGAGCGTGCGGCCCAAGTCGAAGGAGAAAACGGAACGCCGCAGTTCGGAACCGCGCGATAATGACAAGGAAAACAAGCAGGCCCGGGCGCCATCGGTCGACAAGTCGATCAAAGATTCGCGCAGCCGTCGCTCGCGGTCCGGTTCGTCGAAGCGCAAGCGTCGCGAACGTTCCGTCACGCCGCGCCCGGTACGCATCCACATCGGGCGGCTGACGCGCAATGTTAACCGTGATCACATTGTGGAAATCTTCAGCTCGTACGGCGAGATCAGCAAGGTCGATTTTCCGATGGAACGGTTCCAACCGTTCGGCCGTGGGTTCTGCTACGTGGAGTACGTCGACCCGAATGGGGCGGAAAATGCGATGAAGCACATGGACGGTGGCCAGATCGATGGGCAGGAGATAACGGCGTCGCCCGTGCTGGTACAGAAGCAGCGCCCGCCGATGCGGCGTCCCTCACCGATTATGCGCAACAATCGACCCATGCCGCGCTGGCGTACCTCGCCGATGCGCTACCGGCGCCGTCCATCGATCCGACGCAGCCCGCGGCGTAGACGCTCGCGCAGCCCGGTTAGGCGGCGTCGCCAGAGCAACAGCTCGGACAGTTCGCGCTAG
- the LOC121597810 gene encoding glycosyltransferase-like domain-containing protein 1-like yields the protein MAPILILEAFYGGSHKQLVDVLLKNLKEEEHDLLTIPAKKWHWCARMSALHFAGRISTAHRYQTIFCSSVLNLAELIGMRTDLAACRKIVYFHENQLCYPVRDAKQRDVQYGINQITTCLCADRILFNSRYNMNSFLDCIESFLRKVPNMSFQGVREKIVPKCDVLYFPVEFGKLTKRGVKAEKEESLPLHIIWPHRWEHDKNPEQLVEALLGLQAKGVNFRVSILGERFETIPICFEQLEERLPGKVAQFGPLPREEYLRTLSEGDVVLSTALHEFYGVAMLEAIYSGCVPLVPNRLVYPELYPKDKLFNTTAQLVKQLYNWCRNRALFEKHREDFFGKISLDGYSAEQLVPQFIAILRNTQ from the exons ATGGCTCCAATTTTGATTCTGGAAGCATTCTACGGCGGTTCCCACAAACAGTTGGTAGATGTGTTGCTAAAAA ATCTCAAGGAGGAAGAGCACGATCTGCTTACCATACCGGCAAAAAAATGGCACTGGTGTGCACGGATGAGTGCGTTACACTTTGCCGGTCGCATCTCTACTGCCCACCGGTACCAAACTATTTTCTGCAGCTCGGTACTAAATCTAGCTGAGCTGATTGGAATGCGAACGGATCTCGCTGCCTGCCGGAAGATTGTTTACTTTCACGAAAATCAACTGTGCTACCCGGTCAGGGATGCGAAACAGCGTGACGTCCAGTATGGAATCAACCAGATAACGACGTGCCTTTGTGCTGATAGGATACTGTTTAACTCACGGTACAACATGAACTCCTTTCTCGATTGTATAGAATCGTTTTTAAGAAAAGTACCCAACATGAGCTTCCAGGGCGTAAGAGAGAAAATTGTACCAAAGTGTGACGTTCTGTACTTCCCGGTGGAGTTTGGGAAGCTGACAAAGAGAGGTGTTAAAgcagagaaagaagaaag CCTCCCTCTCCACATCATTTGGCCTCATCGCTGGGAGCACGATAAAAATCCGGAACAGTTGGTCGAAGCGTTGCTGGGACTTCAGGCGAAGGGGGTCAACTTTCGCGTCTCAATATTGGGCGAACGATTCGAAACCATTCCCATTTGTTTTGAGCAGCTGGAGGAACGATTGCCGGGGAAGGTGGCACAGTTTGGACCACTGCCGAGGGAGGAGTATTTGCGCACGTTATCCGAAGGGGATGTGGTACTGTCCACCGCACTGCACGAGTTTTACGGAGTGGCAAT GCTTGAAGCGATTTACAGTGGATGTGTTCCGTTGGTTCCGAACCGGTTAGTTTATCCGGAGCTCTATCCAAAAGATAAACTGTTCAATACAACGGCACAGTTGGTAAAGCAGCTGTACAATTGGTGCCGTAATCGTGCGCTGTTTGAAAAGCATCGCGAAGACTTTTTTGGTAAGATTAGCCTGGACGGTTACTCGGCGGAGCAGCTTGTGCCGCAATTCATCGCCATTCTAAGGAATACGCAATGA
- the LOC121597807 gene encoding importin-13 isoform X2 has translation MDEVQTIEAAVLSFYRGGSEQQKETHKWLQQVQNSPQAWSFCWELMQLNKSSEIQFFGAITLNSKLRSDWAEVPKEAHHELKQKLLETIVLFGNGPKIVLNRLCISLGLFIVHMLRHPTVIEEVTNMFLHEQLGNLSKVTQIEILMAVLEGIPEEVKNIRTQIPRTVVCEELNRNAEFVMQTVVTYLNEKLSRSTVEPHDMNGLINAAKCTGTWVAHGNVHLNDREGMIQTLLKAIHYCYWKEPKDDGCLMPEENELAETALKSLANIISSYATQNAKYSFTVINYMKLFLDVLVPILDAEYKENNDNENLALMIYALFISTLECFSSAIFAGIVTDSEEVSKVYTRTVDMLIKCTDKPGTYPVDESCSTYAMEFWYMLQEEVLSMDSGEHKKRCLEAIKPVYAHVVKVLVRKSQLPTESSLHKWNDDDLEAFRCYRQDIGDTLLSCHDVLNDLMLDVLSEALDESIMYLSYDPQSTESWTLLEATIHAFCSIAQKIEYTEHQQIVKLLKVLNEIPYEKYSDKLFGMALETVGAYSEWIGDNPKYLPSAITLLVKGLNSTKASQATLGLKDLTSECQKEVIPYALPLLDACRTALQEGHLKNAEMIRLMYTVGNILSVISYENIILYLDAMVSPCFEELQVHVQNNDRTEPTKARVVLRLEMISKLFSSLNIRKPTEGDMDKGLVVGVGPHKLPFPAGGTPAPGAPVQPILLILEKTMGLLKSLCTLWIHDETVIDTLCKALQQALTNLMDDIKPLLTEMCCLVLSILNTNCVVSAADIAGNFILMFYKDQDCRQLMVQLFTAIMDYNFNQMELNVGKLSRIADLIETFYAFNTRISKKIPICYSEVQIDCMKLVDYATKCMMLPETGPMKKSVAFITMFVKESTNHPVMMNVILAQGENIVRSTFLCIGGTALRTQVEIFADIFLALNFRYPAEFIQWMKLLEVPNFPTAYVSATDKEQFMRKIIKERVNKRLVQDHVRKFAALCRNIVEYENK, from the exons ATGGACGAAGTGCAAACCATCGAGGCAGCCGTCCTGTCCTTCTATCGGGGCGGGTCGGAGCAGCAGAAGGAGACGCACAAATGGCTGCAGCAGGTACAGAACAGCCCGCAGGCTTGGTCCTTCTGCTGGGAGCTGATGCAGCTGAACAAATCGTCCGAGATACAGTTTTTCGGCGCAATCACGCTCAACTCGAAGCTGCGCAGCGATTGGGCCGAGGTGCCGAAGGAGGCCCACCACGAACTGAAGCAGAAGCTGCTCGAAACGATCGTACTGTTTGGGAATGGGCCGAAAATTGTGCTTAACAGACTGTGTATTTCG CTGGGTCTCTTTATCGTACACATGCTACGACACCCGACTGTGATCGAAGAGGTGACCAACATGTTCCTGCATGAGCAGCTCGGCAACCTGTCCAAGGTGACACAGATCGAGATACTGATGGCCGTCCTGGAGGGCATCCCGGAGGAGGTGAAAAACATACGCACACAGATCCCGCGCACGGTGGTGTGCGAGGAGCTGAACCGGAACGCGGAGTTCGTGATGCAAACCGTCGTTACGTACCTGAACGAGAAGCTTAGCCGCAGTACGGTCGAGCCGCACGACATGAACGGGCTGATCAATGCGGCCAAGTGTACCGGCACGTGGGTTGCGCACGGCAATGTGCATCTGAACGACCGCGAGGGGATGATACAAACGCTGCTCAAAGCGATCCACTACTGTTATTGGAAGGAGCCGAAGGATGACGGCTGTCTAATGCCGGAAGAGAATGAACTTGCAGAAACGGCATTAAAGTCGCTAGCG aACATAATCTCGTCGTACGCGACGCAAAATGCGAAATACTCGTTCACCGTCATCAACTACATGAAGCTGTTCCTGGACGTGCTCGTACCGATCCTGGACGCGGAGTACAAGGAGAACAACGACAACGAGAACCTGGCGCTGATGATTTACGCCCTGTTcatctccaccctcgagtgcTTCTCGTCGGCCATCTTTGCCGGCATCGTTACCGACTCGGAGGAGGTGTCCAAGGTGTACACGCGCACGGTCGACATGCTGATCAAGTGCACGGACAAGCCGGGCACCTACCCGGTGGACGAATCGTGCAGCACGTACGCGATGGAGTTCTGGTACATGCTGCAGGAGGAGGTCCTCTCGATGGACAGCGGCGAGCACAAGAAGCGCTGCCTCGAAGCCATCAAGCCCGTCTACGCGCACGTGGTGAAGGTGCTGGTGCGGAAATCGCAACTGCCCACCGAATCCTCGCTGCACAAGTGGAACGATGACGATCTGGAGGCGTTCCGGTGCTATCGGCAGGACATTGGCGATACGCTGCTCTCCTGCCACGACGTGCTGAACGATCTGATGCTCGATGTGCTGTCGGAGGCGCTGGACGAATCGATCATGTACCTCAGCTACGATCCGCAGTCGACCGAAAGCTGGACACTGCTCGAAGCGACCATACACGCGTTCTGCTCGATCGCGCAGAAGATCGAGTACACCGAGCATCAGCAGATCGTGAAGCTGCTCAAGGTGCTGAACGAAATCCCGTACGAGAAGTACAGCGACAAGCTGTTCGGCATGGCGCTCGAAACGGTCGGTGCGTACAGCGAGTGGATCGGGGACAACCCCAAGTACCTGCCGTCCGCCATCACGCTGCTGGTGAAGGGTCTGAACTCCACCAAAGCGTCCCAGGCCACGCTCGGGCTGAAGGACCTGACCTCGGAGTGCCAGAAGGAGGTAATACCGTACGCCCTGCCGCTGCTGGACGCTTGCCGCACGGCACTGCAGGAAGGCCATCTGAAGAATGCGGAGATGATCCGGCTCATGTACACCGTCGGCAACATACTGAGCGTCATCTCGTACGAAAACATCATCCTCTACCTGGATGCGATGGTTTCGCCCTGCTTCGAGGAGCTGCAGGTGCACGTGCAGAACAACGACCGGACCGAACCGACCAAGGCGCGGGTCGTGCTGCGGCTCGAAATGATCTCGAAGCTGTTCTCCTCGCTGAACATTCGCAAACCAACCGAGGGTGACATGGACAAGGGGTTGGTGGTGGGCGTGGGACCCCACAAGCTGCCATTCCCGGCCGGCGGAACGCCTGCACCGGGCGCTCCGGTACAGCCGATCTTGCTCATACTGGAGAAAACGATGGGCCTGCTGAAGAGCTTGTGCACGCTGTGGATTCATGACGAGACGGTTATCGACACGCTGTGCAAAGCGCTGCAGCAGGCGCTGACCAACCTGATGGATGACATTAAACCGCTGCTTACTGAGATGTGCTGTCTGGTGCTGTCCATCCTGAACACGAACTGCGTCGTCTCGGCGGCGGATATTGCGGGAAAT TTCATCCTGATGTTTTACAAAGATCAAGACTGCAGGCAGCTCATGGTGCAATTGTTTACTGCCATCATGGACTACAACTTTAATCAGATGGAG CTAAATGTGGGTAAACTGTCCCGGATAGCGGATCTGATTGAAACATTCTACGCGTTCAACACGAGAATATCGAAAAAGATCCCCATCTGCTACAGCGAGGTGCAGATAGACTGTATGAAGTTGGTGGATTACG CCACCAAGTGTATGATGTTACCAGAGACGGGCCCGATGAAGAAAAGCGTGGCGTTCATCACGATGTTCGTAAAGGAATCGACCAACCACCCAGTCATGATGAACGTGATACTGGCGCAGGGCGAAAACATTGTCCGATCTACCTTCCTGTGTATTG GTGGTACAGCCCTGCGCACGCAGGTGGAAATTTTTGCCGACATTTTCCTTGCCCTCAACTTCCGCTATCCGGCCGAATTCATCCAGTGGATGAAGCTGCTGGAGGTACCGAACTTCCCGACCGCGTACGTCAGCGCCACCGATAAGGAGCAGTTTATGCGCAAAATTATCAA GGAGCGGGTCAACAAGCGGCTGGTGCAGGATCATGTGCGAAAGTTTGCCGCGCTCTGCAGGAACATTGTCGAGTATGAGAACAAATAA